Proteins encoded together in one Lathyrus oleraceus cultivar Zhongwan6 chromosome 5, CAAS_Psat_ZW6_1.0, whole genome shotgun sequence window:
- the LOC127078439 gene encoding uncharacterized protein LOC127078439 produces the protein MAASSPFNTKSNLHGRSISLPSRPHPLFLECNQHLETLLKSSNETSSSSLLCHKIDGLRGLIECVENLIQLPLTQDAVHHDHNQENWVNNLLDGSLRLLDVCSAAKDAVIHTKECTRELQSIIRRRGSGTEVTAEAKKFLTSRKVVKKAISKAMTNRKVNTKSCNMLSTDKDHQTVALIRLLQDFEVATLSTFETILQFISGTTQSKSNSWGSISKLIQPKRVGCSQLTDESEFAQVDVALQSFVFSKTKKLEGINDLQNHLEKTESCILDLEEGLEFLFRRLIKIRVSLLNTLNN, from the coding sequence ATGGCAGCTTCTTCTCCTTTCAACACAAAATCAAATTTACATGGTCGCTCAATCAGCTTGCCTTCTAGACCACACCCACTCTTTCTTGAATGCAACCAACATTTGGAGACATTATTAAAGTCTTCCAATGAGACATCCTCATCATCATTGCTTTGTCATAAGATTGATGGCTTGCGGGGTTTGATAGAATGTGTTGAAAATTTGATTCAGCTTCCACTAACACAAGATGCAGTTCACCATGATCATAATCAAGAAAATTGGGTAAATAACCTCTTGGATGGATCCTTAAGGCTCTTAGATGTGTGTAGTGCAGCCAAAGATGCTGTAATTCATACAAAAGAATGCACAAGAGAACTTCAATCTATCATAAGAAGAAGAGGAAGTGGAACGGAGGTCACTGCAGAGGCTAAGAAATTCTTAACATCTAGAAAGGTTGTAAAAAAAGCCATCTCCAAAGCCATGACAAATAGGAAGGTTAATACCAAAAGTTGCAACATGTTATCTACAGACAAAGATCATCAAACAGTAGCTTTGATTAGATTATTACAAGATTTTGAAGTGGCTACACTTTCTACATTTGAAACAATACTGCAATTTATCTCAGGCACCACACAATCAAAGTCAAACAGCTGGGGTTCCATTTCCAAACTAATTCAGCCAAAAAGAGTTGGTTGTTCACAATTGACAGATGAAAGTGAATTTGCACAAGTGGATGTAGCATTGCAGTCTTTCGTATTTAGCAAGACTAAAAAACTTGAAGGCATCAATGATCTGCAAAACCACTTGGAGAAAACGGAGTCATGCATTCTAGACCTTGAAGAAGGACTTGAGTTTCTGTTTCGGCGTCTCATTAAAATCAGAGTCTCACTTCTTAATACTCTTAACAATTAG